A genomic window from Periophthalmus magnuspinnatus isolate fPerMag1 chromosome 16, fPerMag1.2.pri, whole genome shotgun sequence includes:
- the LOC129456929 gene encoding zinc finger protein 501-like, with protein MSSLSPGLTLKQEIPETPQIKEEPEEQHVKQEEEELQVSVPEANDGCVKTEESSLFQRKETDHREDINSEAHVHREDTQGEDINSETHVNPETEEDTEHSSDTDSDEDWSAPIGSSAAQMETDADGDHYNQVQIRAKSTTAPNSSLSPKYKSAPETRATVDNGDVSGTAEGTAGKRHQCSVCKKRFGLKIDLIRHFRIHRGEKPYSCSVCEKAFNQKSNLTQHMRIHTGDKPYRCSLCEKAFIQKSNFIYHIRTHTGDRPYNCSVCEKAFIQKSSLTYHMRKHTGEKPYSCSAQSIDVKRHRCSFCEKAFNRKSHLTNHMRTHTGDRPYNCSVCERAFIQKTHLTQHMKTHTGDKPYSCSVCEKAFIKKSRLTYHMRTHTDDRPYNCSVCERAFIQKSSLTYHMRTHTGDRPYSCSVCEKAFIKKCSLTYHMRNHTGEKPYSCSAQSIDVKSDTKSHTGEK; from the exons ATGTCctctctgagtcctggtctcactctgaaacaggaaatcccagagactccacagattaaagaggagccagaagaacagcacgtcaaacaggaggaagaggagctgcaaGT gtCTGTCCCTGAGGCCAATGATGgctgtgtgaagacagaagagtcctcactgtttcaaagaaaagaaactgaTCACAGAGAGGACATCAACTCAGAGGcacatgtccacagagaggacacacagggagaggacatcaacTCAGAGACACATGTCAACCCCGAGACTGAGGAAGACACGGAGCACTCTTCTGACACTGACAGTGATGAAGACTGGAGTGCTCCAATCGGCTCGtcagctgcacagatggagacagatgcAGATGGAGACCACTACAACCAAGTCCAGATCAGAGCCAAAAGCACCACTGCACCAAACTCAAGTCTATCCCCCAAATacaagtctgcaccagagaccagagccactGTGGACAATGGGGACGTGTCAGGAACAGCTGAAGGAACTGCAGGGAAGAGACACCAGTGCTCTGTTTGTAAAAAGAGATTTGGcttaaaaatagatttaataAGACACTTTAGAATTCACAGaggagagaaaccttacagctgttctgtctgtgagaaagcatttaatcAAAAGAGTAATCTCACACAACACATGAGaatacacacaggagacaagccTTACAGGTGTTctctctgtgagaaagcatttattcaaaagagTAATTTTATTTACCACataagaacacacacaggagacagacCTTAcaactgttctgtctgtgagaaagcatttattcaaaagagTAGTCTTACATATCACATGAGAAAACACACAGGAGAAaagccttacagctgttctgccCAGAGCATTGATGTGAAAAGACACAGGTGTTCtttctgtgagaaagcatttaatcGAAAGAGTCATCTCACAAatcacatgagaacacacacaggagacaggcCTTAcaactgttctgtctgtgagagagcatttattcaaaagactcatctcacacaacacatgaaaacacacacaggagacaagccttacagctgttctgtctgtgagaaggCATTTATTAAAAAGAGTAGACTTACAtaccacatgagaacacacacagatgacAGGCCTTAcaactgttctgtctgtgagagagcatttattcaaaagagTAGTCTTACAtaccacatgagaacacacacaggtgacaggccttacagctgttctgtctgtgagaaagcatttattaAAAAGTGTAGTCTTACATATCACATGAGAAACCACACAGGAGAAaagccttacagctgttctgccCAGAGCATTGATGTGAAAAGTGATACAAAaagtcacacaggagagaaatag
- the LOC117383651 gene encoding zinc finger protein ZFP2-like, whose translation MSKVQRLRDLVEERLTAAAEDIYVLFERIIAEYEEELCRSKQENERNQRLLDSTLSALNPRVLLTRAGVHMSSLSPGLTLKQEIPETPQIKEEPEEQHVKQEEEELQVSVPDDGCVKTEESSLFQRKETDHREDINSETHVHREDTQGEDISSQTHVHREDTQGEDISSQTHVHLETEGDTEYSSDTDSDEDWSAPIGSSAAEMETDADGDNYNQVQTRAKSTTAPNSSLSPKYKSAPETRATVDNGDVSGTAEGTAGKRHQCSVCKKRFGLKIDLIRHFRIHRGEKPYSCSVCEKAFNQKSNFIYHMRKHTGEKSYSCSAQNIDVKRHRCSFCEKAFNRKSHLTSHMRTHTGDRPYNCSVCEKAFNRKSHLTIHMRTHTGDRPYSCSVCERAFIKKSSLTYHMRKHTGDRPYSCSVCEKAFIQKNSLKYHMRKHTGDRPYSCSVCEKAFFQKCGLTYHMRKHTGDRPYNCSVCEKAFIQKSHLTGHMKTHTGDRPYSCSVCEKAFITKSSLTYHMRKHTGDRPYSCSVCEKAFNQNSHLTQHMKTHTEEKPYSFSAQSIDLKRHTKVIQERNSLK comes from the exons ATGTCTAAAGTCCAAAGGCTGAGAGATTTGGTGGAGgagcggctgactgcggctgctgaaGACATATATGTGCTGTTTGAAAGAATCATAGCcgagtatgaggaggaactgtgtcgctccaaaCAGGAGAACGAGAGGAACCAACGGCTCCTGGACTCGACTCTGAGCGCTCTGAACCCGAGAGTCCTGCTGACACGAGCCG GTGTCCACATGTCctctctgagtcctggtctcactctgaaacaggaaatcccagagactccacagattaaagaggagccagaagaacagcacgtcaaacaggaggaagaggagctgcaaGT atCTGTCCCTGATGATGgctgtgtgaagacagaagagtcctcactgtttcaaagaaaagaaactgatcacagagaggacatcaactcagagacacatgtccacagagaggacacacagggagaggacatcagctcacagacacatgtccacagagaggacacacagggagaggacatcagctcacagacacatgtccACCTCGAGACTGAGGGAGACACGGAGTACTCTTCTGACACTGACAGTGATGAAGACTGGAGTGCTCCAATCGGCTCGTCAGCTGCAGAGATGGAGACAGATGCAGATGGAGACAACTACAaccaagtccagaccagagCCAAAAGCACCACTGCACCAAACTCAAGTCTATCCCCCAAATacaagtctgcaccagagaccagagccactGTGGACAATGGGGACGTGTCAGGAACAGCCGAAGGAACTGCAGGGAAGAGACACCAGTGCTCTGTTTGTAAAAAGAGATTTGGcttaaaaatagatttaataAGACACTTTAGAATTCACAGaggagagaaaccttacagctgttctgtctgtgagaaagcatttaatcAAAAGAGTAATTTTATTTACCACATGAGAAAACACACAGGAGAAAAGTCTTACAGCTGTTCTGCCCAGAACATTGATGTGAAAAGACACAGGTGTTCtttctgtgagaaagcatttaatcGAAAGAGTCATCTCACAAgtcacatgagaacacacacaggagacaggcCTTAcaactgttctgtctgtgagaaagcatttaatcGGAAGAGTCATCTCACAAttcacatgagaacacacacaggagacaggccttacagctgttctgtctgtgagagaGCATTTATTAAAAAGAGTAGTCTTACATATCACATGAGAAAACACACAGGTGACaggccttacagctgttctgtctgtgagaaagcatttattcaaaagaATAGCCTTAAATATCACATGAGAAAACACACAGGTGACaggccttacagctgttctgtctgtgagaaagcattttttCAAAAGTGTGGTCTTACATATCACATGAGAAAACACACAGGAGACAGGCCTTAcaactgttctgtctgtgagaaagcatttattcaaaagagTCATCTCACAggacacatgaaaacacacacaggagacaggccttacagctgttctgtctgtgagaaagcatttattaCAAAAAGTAGTCTTACATATCACATGAGAAAACACACAGGTGACaggccttacagctgttctgtctgtgagaaagcatttaatcAAAACAGTCATCTCACacaacacatgaaaacacacacagaagaaaagCCTTACAGCTTTTCTGCCCAGAGCATTGATCTGAAAAGACATACAAAAGTCATACAGGAgagaaatagtttaaaataa